The genomic region CGGAGATCAATTCGTATCAAATCTCCGGACACACGGTTATGCGCATCGTGGTGGGGACGGCGGATAATCTGTGCCGGATCAACCATGCGTTTCATATCCGCCTCCAGCACTTGGGGATTGACAACGATTTCGAGGAGTTGGACGGGGTGGCGCATGATCATACGGCCATCTACGCGGCCTTGGGAGAGAAGAACTGGGATTTTTATTGGGAAGCCGTGAAGCAGGGACAGCCACTTCCGGAGCCGATGACGGCGAGGGATGTGGATGATGAGGGAGATGGACTGTAAGGGGAAATGCGGATTGCGGAAGGCAGAGGGATCAGGAATGGGTGAATCGAGCGGCAATGGCCTGATCTTCGGTGCCCACCACGCTGACGTTCGCGGCAGAGCAGCAGCCCTGCGACAGGGCATCGCACGCGGCGACACATTGCCAAGCGGCGGCGGCAATCAGACCCTCACCCAAGATCATTTTCGGACTCAACCGGGCGGCGGTCCAATCGCGCCAGACATCCAATTCGGCAGCGCTGGCGCGGCATTTGCCGCGCACGCTGTCGCACAGGAGTTCATCCGGCTGGCAGGGCGGCAGAGCGGCTCGCATGGCGCGAACAGCATTGCGCCGGGTCAGGTGGGGTGAGTAGCGCATCGGGTCGGTGATGCAGGACAACTCGACATTTGACGGCGCAGTGCCCAAATAGACGGCCCCGGCACCACCTGCCGGTTCAGCGGAATGGTCGTAATGCCAGACGACGTCCACGAGCAGCCAGTTGATTTCCTCGGAGCCGACGACGAGACAGCCATCCACACTGCCATCTTGAAGCCAATCCGCCGCGAGGCTCAGTCCGTGAATAAAGGCGGAGCCATCCCCAAGCACGGAGTACACCTGAACGACGTTGGTGAGAACGCAGGCAACATGGCTGGCGGGAGCGTTGAAAACGGTTTCCGGGAACACCAGTGGGCTGGCGGTCAGCGGGTCTTGCAGGACTTCGCGGAAAAAGCGTTCGGTGTATTGCACGCAGCCAGCGTTGACGCACATGACGAGGCCGAGCCGGGCCGGCGGAGCGGGCAACCGACTGGTGGCGGATTGCAGCGCCTCCAGCGCGGCACTGGCCGCGTGGGTGGTGATGGGGCTGGTGCGGCGCAAACGCGGATGCGCCACGAAGGCGGGGCGCTGCGCGGGTGGCGGCACTTCCCGGACGCGGAACGGCTTGGTCCAGCCGGGGCGAGGTAACGCTTTGGCGGGGATGGGTTCACCCTTGGTCAGGGCGTCGCGCAAAGCAGGCACACCCCAGCCAGCCGGGGAAACCGCACCGAGCCCATGAACGTAAATGCGGCTCATACCCACCTCCGCAGGATGATGCTGGCATTGGCACCGCCAAAGCCGAACGAGTTGGAAAGGACGGTATCCACCCGGGCCGCCGTGGGGCGGGTGACGATCGGAAACGCGCAGATGGGATCAGGGGTTTGCAAGGTGACCTCCGGCGGGAGCCATTGTTCACGCAGGGCCATAAGGCCGATGACGGCCTCCACGGAACCGGCCGCGCCGAGCAGGTGACCGACGCTGGCCTTGGTGGAGCTGACCGGCAAAGTGGCGGCGCGCGCGCCAGCCCAACGGTTAATGGCCTGGGCTTCCGCACCGTCGTTCAGGACGGTGCCAGTACCGTGCGCGTTGACGTAGTCCACCTCCGCCGGAGTGATGCGGGCGGAGGCGCAGGCAGCGGTCATGGTGTTCAACGCGGCGTTACCCTCCGGATGCGGCTGGGTAAGGTGATGCAGATCAATCGCGTGGCCATACCCGAGAATCTCCCCAAGAATGGGCGCGTTCCGGCGTTCGGCGCTGGCCAGGGTTTCCAGCGTCAGAACCGCCGCGCCTTCACCCACGGCGAGGCCATCGCGCCGGGCATCGAAGGGACGGCAGGTGGTTTGAGACAGCGCCTGCAGAGAATCAAACCCGGAATAAACCAGGAGGCTTAGGGCATCGTAGCCGCCGGCCAAAATGCGTTCGGCGCGGCCCCATCGCAACATTTCAAAGGCGTGCCCGAGGGCGTTGGTGCCAGAGGCACAGGCGTTGACGAGGATGGAAACCGGGCCACGGGTGCCAAGGGCCTCGGTCATCTGGCGCACCTGGGTCTGGGACATGTATTGCCAGGCACGGGTAGCTTGGCGGCGATGTGCGTTAGGCTGGTAAAAGGCCTGGCGATAATAGACTTCGCCCATGGACATGCCGCCGCTGGTGGTACCGATGACACAGGGGAAATCGTCGTAGCGCTGCCAACCGGCCTGGGTCCACGCCTCATGGGCGGCCAGCACCAGCAGCCGGGCAGCGCGGTCTAGGCGGCGCGCATTCTTGGCGGTCAGCCGGGTTTCGGGCAGATCGCGGGGCAAATCCACTTCAGCAGCAACCTTGGTACGATGGCGGGAGACATCGAACAGGGTCACAGGGCGAACGGCGACACGGCCTTCACGGAAACCATCCGCATTGGCGCGCCAGCCGAGGCCGAGCGCGGTAATGATGCCCGCACCAGTGATGACGACCCGGGGCGGCGACGAGGTAGTTGGAGCGGGAAAGAGCACGCGGATTCCTAGGATAACGAGGATTCAGGCAGGCGCATGGCGCCTTTGCGCCAGTTGCTGGCAAGCTTGTTGACCCCGCCCTGGAACGCCATGTTCATGGGCAGGAAGAAACGCCAGAAGGAGGAGGTGCCCCACAGGCGCTTGAAAATTCCGGAGGGACCGTAACAGGCTTGGAGCGTACGATAGTAGCCCTCCTGCAACTGGTCGGTCGTGAAATTCTTCGGGCGATAGACGACGCGCCCGCCATCGTAATAGTTCCAATCCTCGGTAAGCAGGCGGCCCTGTTCCTTGAACCGCTTGAAGACGCGGGTGCCGGGATACGGGGTGAGGATGGAGAAATGAGCGATCTCAATTTTGTTGGCCAGGACAAATTCCAGAGTGCGGTCCATGACGCTGAGTTCATCGGTGTCGAAGCCGAACACGAAGGAGGCATCAATGCCGATACCGTGGTCATGGATTTTTTGGACGGCCTCGCGGTAGAATTCGGGATGGTTGACCTTTTTGCCGATGGCGTTGAGGGTATCCTGGGAGAGGGTTTCAAAGCCCATGAAAAAGCCCATGCAGCCGCTGCGCTGGCAGAGGCGCAGGAGTTCGGTGTCCTTGGCGATGTTCATGGAGGTCTGGGCGAACCAGCGCCACTTCAAATCGGCCAGGCGGGTGAACAGTTCGCGGGCATAGGTGCGGTTGGCGACGATGTTGTCATCCACGAACAGGATGAGGTTCTTGAGCGTGAGCGGCCCGCCCTCGAACCAACGGAGAGCGCGCACCTCATCCATGACTTCATCGAGGGTGCGGGTGCGGTAGGCACCACCGAAGGAAGTGGTCACGGCGCAGAACTCGCAATCGAGCGGGCAACCACGTGTGGTCTCGACGAAGTGTACCGGGAGATAGTTTTTCTTGCGGAACAGCTCGCGGTCCAGCGGCGGCAGATGCAGGAGGGAGGGTAGACCGTTTTCGTGCCGGTAAAGGGGTTTGAGAGCGCCCTGCTCGAAATCGCGCAGGGCCTGCGGCCACAGAAGTTCGGCCTCGCCCACGATGACGCTGTCGCAATGGGCCATGGCTTCCTCGGGCAACTGGGTGACGTGCATACCGCCCATGATGACCTTGATGCCGCGCGCGCGAAAGTGGGCCGCAATCTCATAGGCCCGCTTGACGGTGGGGGTCATGGCGGTGATTCCGACGATGTCCGCCTCAAGCTGATCGAGCTGGAGCGGTTCGACTTTTTCATCCACCATCTTCAACTCCCAATCGGACGGCGTGAGGGAGGCGACGCGGAGCATGCCGAGGTTCGGCAGGCGAAAGAAAAAATCCTTGCCGCCCATCAGGCTGGTGGGGGCGAGCGGAGAAATGAGGAGAACACGTTTCATGCGTGGTGGATGGGGACGGGCTGCGGCATGATGCGCTGCAGCGCGGCGAAATAGCTCCAGAGGGGACCGGTGACGCCGCGTTTGCGCAGGCGCTCGACCAGTTGGGTGTAACCGGCCTGGGGATCACCCGGAATCCAACTGGGGGAACGCGTGGTGAACGTCCGCATTTTATCAAAAATCTGGTCGGCGGTCAGGTCGGGGGCGAGATAATAGCAGGGCTTGAGCAAATCGGTTTCGGCGGTGACGCGCCCCTCGCAGATGGCGCGCTGGTGCAGCGGGGTGCCGGGATACAGCCGCATGCCGACGACGGCCATGATGACGGGATTGGGGAGGCGCAGGGAATTCTGGAAGGCTTCATCCAGCGTCTCCATGGTCTCGCCGGGACCGCCGCAGATCAGGAAATGGCAGTAATCCACCTTGCATGCCCATGCCAGTTCGCTGGCGTGGAGGATGTCCGCAAAGGTGAGGCGTTTGCCGTAGGCTTCGAGCACGGAATCGCAGAAGCTGTCCGAGCCATATTCAATATGCACGAGGCCGGCGCGGGCCATCAATTTCATCAGGTCCGGCGTGAGACCCTGCGGACGCAGGAAGCAACCCCAGCGCATTTGCACGTTGCGACGGAGAATCGCCTCGCAGATGTCGCTCACGTGGCGCGCGGAGGAGTTGAAAATGGAATCCACAATGAAGACGTAGCGGACTCCCTGGGCTTGGAGTTGGGCCATTTCCTCCGCCACAACCTCGGGGGGACGGCGGCGATGGGCACGCCCCTCGATGACGGGATAGGTGCAATAGCAACAGAGATGGGCGCAGCCCCGCTGGGTCTGGAGGTTCAACATGCCGCTGGCCCCCAGATAATGGGCGCGCACGGCGGCGGGACGGTCTTCGGGGCTCAACTGGCATTCAATCGCGGCGCGTCGGGGCGCGTTGGCAACAACCTGGGTATCGCGCCAATAGACGAGGCCGGGAATATCCTGGTAATGACCGCCGTTGCGCAGCGCAGCCAACAGGGCCAGCAGGCTGGATTCGCCTTCGCCCTGGATGCCGAAATCGGCCTCGCCGAATTGCAAGAGGCGCTCGGGGAAGATGGAAAAGCCGCTGCCACCAAGAATAATGGGGCACGGATGCACACGCCGCACTGTCTGGCTGATGGAAATCAGGGGGCCGAAATAGATCTCCTGCTTGCGAATGACGACATCGTCAATATTGCGCAGGGAAACGCCGATGAAGTCGGGGCGATAGGTGCGGAGAACCTCTTCCAGAGATTCGCCCTCCATGAGCAGATCAAGCCAGCGGGTTTCGTAGCCGGCCTGGCGCAAAGCGGAATTGATGTGGGCCAATCCAAGCGGAAAAACCTGGTCCGGTGCCACACAGCGATTAATGCTGAGGAGCAGGACCTTGCCAGGTGCCGACGGGGGTCCGGCGACACCACCATCACCCTTTATTGGTTCGGGGCTGACCATCGTTCGGGCAAGGGTAGCGTGGCTTTTGAGGTTTGTCGAGCACTGCAATTCTGCTTGGTTTTGGCGCATGGAGACCTACACTGCCGGTATGCTTTGTGCGTGTTGCAAATCGGAACGATTCAAGTTCCTGCTGAAGAAAATCGGCAGCCTGGTGCTGGCCGGGATCGTCATGGGCTGGGCCTATTCGTGGGCCGCACCGCGCTTTTACAAGCCGGATCAAACCGCCGGTTTCTGGCTGGGCAACCTGCACGGCGCACTGATGCCGGTGGCGCTGCCCACCTTGTTGATGGGGGAGGATGTGCCGATTTTCGCCACGAAAAACAACGGGCGCCCCTATAAAATTGGTTACATCTTCGGCATCAATGCGTGCGGATTGTTGTTCTTTGGGCTGACCTTCTGGAAGCCGAAGAGTGGCGAAGGAGCAGGTCCGAAACCTCCCAGTACCCGCTAAACGGTTACTAAACAGGTGGGTAAACAATCCCTTAAGCTATTCAACCATCAGGCCTGATGGCATCCCACAACGTTTCGAAGGGCACCCACGAGTGGCTAGAGGAAATTGTGCAACTCCCCACCATGCCATTGTCAATGACCCCTTTTCCCCTCCCCAGAGGGGTAATTGCAGAAAACGGGGAAATGTGAAAATGCAGTGACAATCACCCAATTATTAAACTGAAACGCTAACCGCATCGCGACCAGTCCGGCGATAGAAGGTAAAACCAAATTCCTATCAGTTTTGCCGTTGATTCGGGCGAGTTGACTGATTAACCTGTGTCCATGAAATCCTTAGTGCGATGGCTTTTGGTGCTGCTGCTTGGCGGGGCGGGTGTTGAGGCGCGGGCCGGCAGTGTTGATGAATCCAATCCTTTGGCGAACGGACGTTTCCGGTGGCAAGCCTCGGACCCGTTGATTGATGTCGGCCCCGGACGCCAGGCCGATGATCCCCAGGTTTCCATCAAGGACCCCACCGTCCTGTTCCATGAGGGGCGCTGGCACGTGTTCGCCACCGTCCGCATGAAGTCCGGCAAGGTGGACATGCAATACCTCAACTTTGCGGATTGGTCGCAGGCCAACCAGGCGGAACGTCACGCGCTGAATCTGCATGACCAATATCATTGCGCGCCGCACGTGTTTTATTTCACCCCGCAGCGGAAATGGTATCTGGTGTATCAACTGGCCGATAAAACCCGCACCCCGCCTTTTGGCCCGTGCTTTTCCACGACGGACACTCTCACGGATCCCCGGTCCTGGAGCCGCCAGCAGGCGATGGTCACCAACGCGCCCGCCAAACCCAAGTGGCTGGATTTTTGGGTGATCTGCGACGCGACCAAGGCCCACCTGTTCTACACTTCGCTGGATGGCCGGATGTGGCGGCGCGAAACCCGTAAGGCCGACTTCCCATTTGGCTGGTCCGAGCCCCAACTGGCGTTGCAGGGCGACATTTTCGAGGCCTCGCACACCTACAAGCTCAAGGGGCTGAACCAATACCTGACCGTGGTCGAGGCGCAAGGCGGCGGCGGGCGCTACTACAAGGCTTACCTGGCCGACCGCCTGGAAGGCCCCTGGAAGGGAATTGCCGACAGTTGGGCTAAGCCTTTCGCCAGCCGCAACAACGTGACGCAAACCACCCCATGGACCGCCAGCATCAGCCACGGCGAACTCATCCGCACCGGCGTGGATGAAACCATGGAGGTGGACCCCGCCAACCTGAGGTTTGTTTTCCAAGGCGTCAGCGACGAGGGATACAAGGGCAAAGGCTACGGCGGCATTCCCTGGCGGTTGGGCATCCTGGAGCCCAAGAAACAGGATTAAAGGTATAATATCGAAGTTCCGAACTTTAAATGCGGTAGCAAAAGACGTGATATTCAACCTCCGAACACCAGAGCTGGTATTAACCGCATCGCGGTCAGTCCGGCGATAGGAGCTAAAACCAAATCTATCAGTTTACTTATGAAACTCAAACCTCAAATACTGACCGCCGTAGCCAGCCTGTGCATCCTTCTGCCGGGGATGACTCTCGCTGGCTCGGTTTCCTTGGCAAACACGACCATCTTTGGTTCGAACGTCTATGTCTTCGATGCCAGCATGCCAGCCGTGGATATTCAGAATACCGCCTCCTCCATCTTCGTGAAGATGGAGGCCAACCAGTTCGGCTCTGAGCGCTATGCGTTGCTCTTCAAACCGGGCGAGTACAACGTCAACTTCAACGTCGGTTTCTATACACATGTGGCCGGTTTGGGGCAGACTCCTGATGATGTGCATATCAAGGGTGGCGTGAACGTGAACGCCCAGTGGATGCCCAACGCCAATGCGACGTGTAATTTCTGGCGGACGCTCGAGAATTTCGCCGTCACCCCGTCGGCCACCAAAAATATTACACGCATCGCCGTCTCGCAGGCTGCGCCGTTGCGGCGATTGCACGTCAAGGGAGAGTTGCATCTGTTCGCATTCGACTCAAAGTGGAATGCGGGTTGGGCCAGCGGCGGTTTCCTGGCCGACTCGATCGTGGACGGCAAGGTCGTCCCCGCCTCGCAGCAGCAATGGCTGTCGCGCAACAGTAAGTGGTCGAATTGGGGCAATGCCGTATGGAACATGGTCTTCGTGGGCTGCCTCAACACACCGGAAGGATCGTTCCCGAAACCGGCCTACACGGTGATCGACCAGACCCCTATCATTCGCGAGAAGCCCTACCTGTATCTTGACAAGTCCGGCAGTTATGGTGTTTTCGTGCCGGCATTGCAGGTCAATGCCAAAGGCGTCAGTTGGGCGGCCGGTCCCACGCCGGGCACCTCCATCCCCATCTCCCAATTCCATATCGCCCAGCCCGCTACTGCGACCGCCGCGAACCTCAACGTCGCCTTGGCTGCCGGTAAGCACATTCTGTTCACGCCGGGTGCCTATGCGTTTGAAGATACGCTGCGGGTTACCAAACCCAACACCATCATTCTCGGCCTCGGGGTGCCCTCGCTGGTCGAGACCAGCGGCCTGCCGGCTATTTCGGTGGCGGATGTGGATGGCGTGACGATTGCTGGTCTGACGCTCGAAGCTGGTGCGGTCAATTCCGCCAGCATCCTCGAAGTCGGTCCCAAGGGCAGCACCGCCGATCATTCCGCCAATCCCACCTTCCTCTACGACCTTACGGTGCGTACCGGTGGCGCGACTGCGGGCAAGAACGACGTGGGTATCCTGATTAACAGCCATCACGTCGTGGCGGACCAAGTCTGGATCTGGCGCGCCGACCACGGTGCAGGCGCTGCGTGGGCCACCAACCCAACGAAGAATGGCCTGCTCGTCAATGGCAACAACGTGACCGTTTACGGCCTGTTCAATGAGCACCACAATCAGTATCAGACGCTGTGGAACGGGAACGGTGGTCGCGTCTATTTCTACCAATCGGAGATTCCCTATGACGTGCCCGACCAGGCGTCCTGGATGAACGGCACGATCAATGGCTACGCATCGTACAAGGTCGCTGATACCGTGACTAGCCACGAGGCGTGGGGTCTCGGCGTGTATAGCTACTTCCGCGATGCCGCCGTCAAGCTCAACAGCGCCATCGAGGCGCCCGCCGCCAAGGGAGTCAGGTTCCATAACCTGACGACCATTTGGCTCAACGGCAAAGACGGCAGCGAGATTACCCATATTATCAACAACGCTGGTGGCCGCGTGTATGGGAGCAAGCCTGCCGAAGCTTTCCGCCAAACGCTGAATGAATTCGGGGGCACCGAGGCACGTTGATTTCTCAGGCTAAGATTACCATGAAAACCAATTCAATCCTCACGTTCAGCATTGTTCTCTCCTGCGTTAGCATCTTCGCGCAGCAACCGGTCGTTGTCGGCAAAGGCTCTTATGCCTCGTTTCCTCCGCCGGGCCAGATGATGGATAA from Verrucomicrobiota bacterium harbors:
- a CDS encoding beta-ketoacyl-[acyl-carrier-protein] synthase family protein gives rise to the protein MLFPAPTTSSPPRVVITGAGIITALGLGWRANADGFREGRVAVRPVTLFDVSRHRTKVAAEVDLPRDLPETRLTAKNARRLDRAARLLVLAAHEAWTQAGWQRYDDFPCVIGTTSGGMSMGEVYYRQAFYQPNAHRRQATRAWQYMSQTQVRQMTEALGTRGPVSILVNACASGTNALGHAFEMLRWGRAERILAGGYDALSLLVYSGFDSLQALSQTTCRPFDARRDGLAVGEGAAVLTLETLASAERRNAPILGEILGYGHAIDLHHLTQPHPEGNAALNTMTAACASARITPAEVDYVNAHGTGTVLNDGAEAQAINRWAGARAATLPVSSTKASVGHLLGAAGSVEAVIGLMALREQWLPPEVTLQTPDPICAFPIVTRPTAARVDTVLSNSFGFGGANASIILRRWV
- a CDS encoding fibronectin type III domain-containing protein, which encodes MKLKPQILTAVASLCILLPGMTLAGSVSLANTTIFGSNVYVFDASMPAVDIQNTASSIFVKMEANQFGSERYALLFKPGEYNVNFNVGFYTHVAGLGQTPDDVHIKGGVNVNAQWMPNANATCNFWRTLENFAVTPSATKNITRIAVSQAAPLRRLHVKGELHLFAFDSKWNAGWASGGFLADSIVDGKVVPASQQQWLSRNSKWSNWGNAVWNMVFVGCLNTPEGSFPKPAYTVIDQTPIIREKPYLYLDKSGSYGVFVPALQVNAKGVSWAAGPTPGTSIPISQFHIAQPATATAANLNVALAAGKHILFTPGAYAFEDTLRVTKPNTIILGLGVPSLVETSGLPAISVADVDGVTIAGLTLEAGAVNSASILEVGPKGSTADHSANPTFLYDLTVRTGGATAGKNDVGILINSHHVVADQVWIWRADHGAGAAWATNPTKNGLLVNGNNVTVYGLFNEHHNQYQTLWNGNGGRVYFYQSEIPYDVPDQASWMNGTINGYASYKVADTVTSHEAWGLGVYSYFRDAAVKLNSAIEAPAAKGVRFHNLTTIWLNGKDGSEITHIINNAGGRVYGSKPAEAFRQTLNEFGGTEAR
- a CDS encoding non-reducing end alpha-L-arabinofuranosidase family hydrolase, translating into MKSLVRWLLVLLLGGAGVEARAGSVDESNPLANGRFRWQASDPLIDVGPGRQADDPQVSIKDPTVLFHEGRWHVFATVRMKSGKVDMQYLNFADWSQANQAERHALNLHDQYHCAPHVFYFTPQRKWYLVYQLADKTRTPPFGPCFSTTDTLTDPRSWSRQQAMVTNAPAKPKWLDFWVICDATKAHLFYTSLDGRMWRRETRKADFPFGWSEPQLALQGDIFEASHTYKLKGLNQYLTVVEAQGGGGRYYKAYLADRLEGPWKGIADSWAKPFASRNNVTQTTPWTASISHGELIRTGVDETMEVDPANLRFVFQGVSDEGYKGKGYGGIPWRLGILEPKKQD
- a CDS encoding radical SAM protein — translated: MKRVLLISPLAPTSLMGGKDFFFRLPNLGMLRVASLTPSDWELKMVDEKVEPLQLDQLEADIVGITAMTPTVKRAYEIAAHFRARGIKVIMGGMHVTQLPEEAMAHCDSVIVGEAELLWPQALRDFEQGALKPLYRHENGLPSLLHLPPLDRELFRKKNYLPVHFVETTRGCPLDCEFCAVTTSFGGAYRTRTLDEVMDEVRALRWFEGGPLTLKNLILFVDDNIVANRTYARELFTRLADLKWRWFAQTSMNIAKDTELLRLCQRSGCMGFFMGFETLSQDTLNAIGKKVNHPEFYREAVQKIHDHGIGIDASFVFGFDTDELSVMDRTLEFVLANKIEIAHFSILTPYPGTRVFKRFKEQGRLLTEDWNYYDGGRVVYRPKNFTTDQLQEGYYRTLQACYGPSGIFKRLWGTSSFWRFFLPMNMAFQGGVNKLASNWRKGAMRLPESSLS
- a CDS encoding lipid biosynthesis B12-binding/radical SAM protein; its protein translation is MAHINSALRQAGYETRWLDLLMEGESLEEVLRTYRPDFIGVSLRNIDDVVIRKQEIYFGPLISISQTVRRVHPCPIILGGSGFSIFPERLLQFGEADFGIQGEGESSLLALLAALRNGGHYQDIPGLVYWRDTQVVANAPRRAAIECQLSPEDRPAAVRAHYLGASGMLNLQTQRGCAHLCCYCTYPVIEGRAHRRRPPEVVAEEMAQLQAQGVRYVFIVDSIFNSSARHVSDICEAILRRNVQMRWGCFLRPQGLTPDLMKLMARAGLVHIEYGSDSFCDSVLEAYGKRLTFADILHASELAWACKVDYCHFLICGGPGETMETLDEAFQNSLRLPNPVIMAVVGMRLYPGTPLHQRAICEGRVTAETDLLKPCYYLAPDLTADQIFDKMRTFTTRSPSWIPGDPQAGYTQLVERLRKRGVTGPLWSYFAALQRIMPQPVPIHHA